A window from Mustela erminea isolate mMusErm1 chromosome 17, mMusErm1.Pri, whole genome shotgun sequence encodes these proteins:
- the LOC116575721 gene encoding T-cell surface glycoprotein CD1a-like isoform X1, translating into MLFLQLVLLLVLLPDGDSEDDFRDPISFRIILTTSFYNHSWTRNQGSAWLDEIQTHAWDSKTGVFIFPQPWSKGNFSKKELTEVEKLFYTYSIRSPSTYHNHVSQWQLEYPFQVQLLLGCESHFGKASVGFMRIAYQGSDLMSFQNTSWWPSPKGGSRAQQVCRVFNQYHVFNEIVHKLLSDSCPRFLLGLLDAGKTYLQRQVRPEAWLSTGPSPGPGRLLLVCHVSGFYPKPVWVTWMRGEQEQQGTQRGDVLPHADGTWYLQMSLDVKAREAAGLLCRVRHSSLGGQDIILYWEQPHSMGLVFLLVIVPLVLLAGLALWLWKHWKTHWRHQCTGFPLE; encoded by the exons ATGCTGTTCCTGCAACTTGTGTTGCTGCTGGTTCTCCTCCCAGATGGTGACAGTGAAGATG acTTCCGGGATCCTATCTCTTTCCGAATTATCCTGACCACATCCTTTTACAACCATTCCTGGACCCGGAATCAAGGATCAGCTTGGCTGGATGAGATACAGACTCATGCCTGGGACAGCAAGactggtgttttcattttcccgcAGCCTTGGTCCAAGGGCAACTTTAGCAAGAAGGAGCtgacagaagtagaaaaattatTCTACACATACTCCATTAGATCTCCTTCAACATATCATAACCACGTCAGTCAATGGCAGCTTGAAT ATCCCTTCCAGGTTCAGCTGCTGTTAGGCTGTGAATCCCACTTTGGAAAAGCATCAGTAGGCTTCATGCGGATTGCTTATCAAGGATCAGATCTCATGAGTTTCCAGAACACGTCATGGTGGCCATCTCCAAAGGGAGGAAGTAGGGCTCAGCAGGTCTGCAGAGTATTCAATCAGTACCATGTTTTCAATGAAATAGTACACAAACTCCTCAGTGACTCCTGCCCCCGGTTCCTGTTGGGTCTTCTTGATGCAGGGAAGACATATCTCCAGCGACAAG TGAGACCAGAGGCCTGGCTGTCCACTGGCCCCAGTCCCGGTCCTGGCCGTCTCCTGCTGGTGTGCCACGTCTCTGGCTTCTACCCAAAGCCTGTATGGGTGACGTGGATGCGGGGTGAGCAGGAGCAACAGGGCACCCAGCGAGGTGATGTTTTGCCCCATGCTGATGGGACGTGGTATCTTCAGATGTCCTTGGATGTGAAAGCCAGGGAAGCAGCTGGCTTGTTGTGCCGGGTGAGGCACAGCAGTCTGGGAGGCCAGGACATCATCCTCTACTGGG AGCAGCCCCACTCCATGGGATTGGTCTTCCTCCTGGTGATAGTGCCCCTGGTGCTTCTGGCAGGTCTGGCACTGTGGCTCTGGAAGCACTG GAAAACACACTGGAGACATCAATGCACTGGCTTCCCTTTGGAGTGA
- the LOC116575721 gene encoding T-cell surface glycoprotein CD1a-like isoform X2 — MVTVKMVRILALPNFRDPISFRIILTTSFYNHSWTRNQGSAWLDEIQTHAWDSKTGVFIFPQPWSKGNFSKKELTEVEKLFYTYSIRSPSTYHNHVSQWQLEYPFQVQLLLGCESHFGKASVGFMRIAYQGSDLMSFQNTSWWPSPKGGSRAQQVCRVFNQYHVFNEIVHKLLSDSCPRFLLGLLDAGKTYLQRQVRPEAWLSTGPSPGPGRLLLVCHVSGFYPKPVWVTWMRGEQEQQGTQRGDVLPHADGTWYLQMSLDVKAREAAGLLCRVRHSSLGGQDIILYWEQPHSMGLVFLLVIVPLVLLAGLALWLWKHWKTHWRHQCTGFPLE, encoded by the exons ATGGTGACAGTGAAGATGGTGAGAATTCTGGCCCTACCCA acTTCCGGGATCCTATCTCTTTCCGAATTATCCTGACCACATCCTTTTACAACCATTCCTGGACCCGGAATCAAGGATCAGCTTGGCTGGATGAGATACAGACTCATGCCTGGGACAGCAAGactggtgttttcattttcccgcAGCCTTGGTCCAAGGGCAACTTTAGCAAGAAGGAGCtgacagaagtagaaaaattatTCTACACATACTCCATTAGATCTCCTTCAACATATCATAACCACGTCAGTCAATGGCAGCTTGAAT ATCCCTTCCAGGTTCAGCTGCTGTTAGGCTGTGAATCCCACTTTGGAAAAGCATCAGTAGGCTTCATGCGGATTGCTTATCAAGGATCAGATCTCATGAGTTTCCAGAACACGTCATGGTGGCCATCTCCAAAGGGAGGAAGTAGGGCTCAGCAGGTCTGCAGAGTATTCAATCAGTACCATGTTTTCAATGAAATAGTACACAAACTCCTCAGTGACTCCTGCCCCCGGTTCCTGTTGGGTCTTCTTGATGCAGGGAAGACATATCTCCAGCGACAAG TGAGACCAGAGGCCTGGCTGTCCACTGGCCCCAGTCCCGGTCCTGGCCGTCTCCTGCTGGTGTGCCACGTCTCTGGCTTCTACCCAAAGCCTGTATGGGTGACGTGGATGCGGGGTGAGCAGGAGCAACAGGGCACCCAGCGAGGTGATGTTTTGCCCCATGCTGATGGGACGTGGTATCTTCAGATGTCCTTGGATGTGAAAGCCAGGGAAGCAGCTGGCTTGTTGTGCCGGGTGAGGCACAGCAGTCTGGGAGGCCAGGACATCATCCTCTACTGGG AGCAGCCCCACTCCATGGGATTGGTCTTCCTCCTGGTGATAGTGCCCCTGGTGCTTCTGGCAGGTCTGGCACTGTGGCTCTGGAAGCACTG GAAAACACACTGGAGACATCAATGCACTGGCTTCCCTTTGGAGTGA